Proteins co-encoded in one Synergistaceae bacterium genomic window:
- the whiA gene encoding DNA-binding protein WhiA, translating into MERLNRTIWDEWTSFPLVPPVEDEIAGIFDGLSYKKHVEDYYFTCSRLFAVRRLLRLWALSGFQDQNSDSSRGIRLIHTQQQRGRIVFSVSRGFAEEIFTRSARLGRRARNWNWVRGLWGSCGALYIPRAGYHLVLRPPEGNGSAERIQGILKSAGFSLGVRKKGGTREIMLRDQQQIVTFLSRLGFVQSALELEETAIYRSMRSHANKLVNCDAANINKSVQAAQNQMALIRQLEEYGIVEELPEGLRELIRARKSSPSISLKELGQSMPRPISKSTVEYRWRKLENILNKMLKGDGGHVLGKGRC; encoded by the coding sequence ATGGAACGTCTTAACCGTACTATCTGGGACGAATGGACCTCATTTCCGCTGGTCCCACCGGTAGAAGATGAAATAGCGGGGATATTTGATGGACTCTCCTATAAAAAACATGTAGAAGATTACTACTTTACATGTAGCCGCCTGTTTGCTGTCAGACGGTTATTGCGGCTTTGGGCTTTATCCGGTTTTCAGGATCAGAACAGTGACAGTTCCAGGGGCATCAGGCTTATCCATACTCAGCAGCAGCGCGGCCGCATTGTTTTTAGCGTAAGCCGCGGATTTGCAGAGGAGATTTTTACGAGAAGTGCAAGACTTGGCAGAAGAGCCCGCAACTGGAACTGGGTGCGCGGTTTGTGGGGGAGCTGCGGTGCGCTTTACATACCAAGAGCCGGATATCATCTTGTATTGCGTCCACCTGAAGGCAATGGAAGTGCAGAGAGGATCCAGGGCATACTGAAATCGGCCGGGTTTTCACTGGGAGTAAGGAAAAAAGGCGGTACGCGCGAGATCATGCTGCGTGACCAGCAGCAGATAGTAACGTTTCTTTCAAGGCTGGGATTTGTTCAGAGCGCTCTGGAACTGGAAGAGACAGCGATATATCGTTCAATGCGCAGCCATGCAAATAAATTGGTCAACTGTGATGCCGCAAATATCAACAAGAGCGTACAGGCCGCCCAGAATCAGATGGCGCTGATAAGGCAGCTTGAAGAGTATGGGATTGTCGAAGAATTACCTGAAGGACTAAGGGAACTTATCCGTGCAAGAAAATCAAGCCCCAGCATTTCTCTGAAGGAACTGGGGCAAAGTATGCCGAGACCTATTAGCAAAAGTACGGTAGAATATAGATGGAGAAAATTGGAGAATATATTGAATAAGATGTTGAAAGGGGATGGTGGCCATGTACTTGGGAAAGGCAGATGTTAA
- a CDS encoding MogA/MoaB family molybdenum cofactor biosynthesis protein, translating to MRMRILRLYAPSLIGDHTLCYVHTNVAGESCVNEVPMAINFAFAGGSPAGEAEEKAMTIVLPAGTNINDGHFIAVGEGETLLRWDQARKSFAVITPGFLSVSAPVQVWHPLRTAVLTVSDKGSRGEREDTAGPELENLISALGGIVEDRKIVPDEAEVIADTVKDWCDNGFNLVLTTGGTGLSPRDVTPEALQSIAEKVVPGFGEIMRARTLIHTERAFLTRSISIIRKGTLVIAFPGSQRGARQCFEAIAAGLRHGVETLAGWDGECGGH from the coding sequence ATGAGGATGAGGATATTAAGGCTTTACGCACCATCACTTATCGGCGATCATACGCTCTGCTATGTTCATACAAATGTGGCCGGTGAGAGCTGTGTCAATGAAGTGCCGATGGCTATCAATTTTGCGTTTGCAGGAGGATCTCCGGCTGGTGAGGCTGAAGAAAAAGCGATGACCATAGTGCTTCCTGCCGGAACAAATATAAATGATGGACATTTTATTGCGGTCGGAGAAGGCGAGACACTCTTGAGGTGGGATCAAGCCAGGAAATCTTTTGCCGTAATTACTCCTGGTTTTTTAAGCGTGTCAGCCCCTGTTCAGGTATGGCATCCATTGAGGACAGCCGTGCTGACTGTCAGTGATAAGGGCAGCCGCGGAGAAAGAGAGGATACCGCCGGACCAGAGCTTGAAAACCTGATATCTGCGCTTGGCGGCATCGTTGAAGATCGTAAGATAGTTCCCGATGAGGCAGAAGTTATAGCAGATACGGTGAAGGATTGGTGCGACAATGGTTTTAATCTTGTCCTTACAACCGGAGGTACCGGGCTTTCTCCAAGGGACGTTACACCGGAGGCTCTCCAGTCGATAGCGGAAAAAGTTGTCCCAGGGTTTGGAGAGATAATGCGAGCTCGTACTCTTATCCATACAGAGAGGGCTTTTCTCACCAGAAGCATATCAATAATAAGGAAAGGCACTCTCGTGATAGCATTCCCAGGCAGTCAGCGCGGGGCCAGACAGTGCTTTGAGGCAATTGCTGCCGGACTGAGGCACGGAGTTGAGACACTTGCCGGCTGGGATGGAGAATGCGGCGGTCATTAG
- the rapZ gene encoding RNase adapter RapZ has protein sequence MESQGRTYQIKRCVIITGMSGGGKSSALNVFEDQGFYAIDNLPPTLLPQLLDVLVSHPSAVSSGVAAVMDVRGGELLNDLENVLPFIRKKVGKLEILFVDASDECLLRRFETTRRMHPLAANTTILGGIAKERELLRMIKKSADTVIDTSDLKTPEFKAKLLDVMGMSSEKLSVIISSFGFKYGIPQDSDYVLDVRFLPNPNYVDELHLFSGKDKPVQKYLSDFDSLEEFISKAEALLEFVSSVYSSTGKKQLHIAIGCTGGRHRSVAVAEMIASLLRKHGNNVIISHRDIGKGSSPI, from the coding sequence GTGGAAAGCCAAGGCCGCACTTACCAGATCAAACGTTGCGTAATTATCACGGGAATGTCTGGCGGAGGTAAATCTTCCGCACTGAACGTGTTTGAGGATCAGGGATTTTATGCGATAGACAACCTTCCTCCGACCTTGCTCCCGCAGCTGCTAGATGTGCTTGTATCCCATCCGTCGGCTGTATCCAGCGGTGTAGCGGCTGTTATGGATGTCCGCGGAGGGGAACTGCTGAACGATTTAGAAAACGTGCTTCCATTTATTAGGAAAAAAGTAGGAAAACTCGAAATACTCTTTGTCGATGCTTCAGATGAGTGCCTTCTCAGAAGATTTGAAACGACAAGGCGCATGCATCCCCTTGCTGCGAACACAACTATTCTCGGAGGGATAGCTAAGGAACGTGAGCTGCTACGCATGATAAAAAAAAGTGCCGATACCGTGATCGATACCTCAGACCTGAAGACGCCGGAATTTAAAGCTAAGCTTCTGGATGTGATGGGCATGTCCTCAGAAAAGCTGTCTGTGATCATCAGTTCTTTCGGCTTTAAATACGGGATCCCCCAGGATTCTGATTATGTTTTGGATGTTCGTTTCCTGCCAAATCCAAACTATGTTGACGAACTCCATCTGTTTTCAGGCAAGGATAAGCCTGTTCAAAAATACCTGTCAGATTTTGATTCGCTAGAAGAGTTTATTTCCAAAGCTGAGGCTCTTCTGGAATTTGTCTCTTCTGTATACAGCAGTACCGGCAAGAAACAGCTTCATATCGCGATCGGCTGTACGGGAGGCCGGCACCGTTCTGTCGCTGTAGCAGAAATGATAGCCTCACTCCTTAGAAAGCATGGCAACAATGTCATTATAAGTCATAGGGACATAGGTAAAGGGAGCTCGCCGATATGA
- a CDS encoding YvcK family protein: MNNAYVFLSLVILIAAAAASFYVISSGRGRKRKKSASMRHGIMNSAIEYRLSFGPRIVAIGGGTGLSTLLSGLKGFTRNITAVVAVTDEGGSSGRLRQEWGMLPPGDIRNCIVALAENDSSLNRLLNFRFDRGELKGHNLGNLILLATTEMMGDFQRAVEELNKLLAIRGQVLPVTTETVTLKGETEDGELLSGELKISDNGSRLAKLWIEPSNAQPLEGVKQALSSADLIVLGPGSLFTSVLPNLLLKDISLLLRESQVPIVYVANLVTQPKETEGMNILAHVDWVASVLGTVPDYLLANQAPIPEEYLSRYSKIGAEPLYLSTREEKYLESLGTTVIYGDYVEIKNGVYLRHNAQSLSETIIRLARESREKRELY; this comes from the coding sequence ATGAACAACGCGTATGTTTTCCTGTCCCTTGTTATTTTGATTGCAGCAGCCGCGGCTTCATTTTACGTTATATCATCAGGCAGGGGAAGAAAAAGAAAGAAAAGCGCTTCAATGCGTCATGGGATAATGAACAGTGCTATAGAATACCGACTTTCTTTTGGGCCGAGGATAGTTGCAATCGGTGGCGGAACAGGTCTATCAACGCTTCTTTCCGGGCTTAAGGGATTTACGCGCAATATTACTGCTGTTGTTGCTGTCACAGATGAAGGCGGAAGCTCAGGACGCCTGAGGCAGGAGTGGGGCATGCTGCCGCCGGGGGATATCAGAAACTGCATAGTTGCCCTTGCGGAGAACGACAGCTCTTTGAACAGGCTGCTCAATTTCAGGTTTGACAGAGGCGAGCTAAAGGGGCATAACCTTGGGAATCTGATACTGCTTGCTACTACGGAGATGATGGGTGATTTTCAGCGTGCGGTAGAAGAGCTGAACAAACTTCTTGCTATCAGAGGACAGGTACTGCCCGTGACAACAGAAACAGTGACCCTGAAGGGGGAGACGGAGGATGGTGAGCTGCTCAGCGGAGAGCTGAAAATATCCGATAACGGAAGCAGGCTTGCTAAACTATGGATCGAACCCTCTAATGCGCAGCCCCTTGAAGGTGTAAAACAGGCGCTCAGCAGTGCCGACCTTATTGTGCTTGGCCCCGGCAGTCTGTTTACGAGTGTACTCCCTAACCTTCTTCTGAAAGACATATCTCTGTTACTGAGGGAGTCACAGGTCCCTATTGTTTATGTTGCCAACCTGGTAACTCAGCCGAAAGAGACTGAGGGGATGAATATACTTGCTCATGTTGACTGGGTGGCCAGTGTTCTTGGAACCGTTCCGGATTACCTGCTTGCAAATCAGGCGCCGATACCGGAGGAATATCTGTCACGCTACAGCAAAATCGGAGCTGAACCGCTTTATCTTTCAACACGGGAGGAAAAATATCTTGAGTCTCTTGGTACCACAGTTATTTATGGTGATTACGTTGAGATAAAGAATGGGGTCTATCTGAGACATAATGCACAGAGCCTCTCTGAGACGATCATACGTCTTGCAAGGGAGAGCAGGGAAAAGAGAGAGCTTTATTAG
- a CDS encoding phosphoglycerate kinase, with amino-acid sequence MQLRTFSPGDVAGKKVLVRVDFNVPIADGKVSDVTRIEAHLPTLRALLDAGARIALISHLGRPKGKFELKYSLAPVGEELAKITGWNVKFVPDCVGPEVASAVASWKDRDILLLENVRFHAEEEKNDIAFAEKLAAGFDIFVMDAFSASHRAHSSTRAIADVLPSYAGSLILKEIEMLSAVRDDPSKPFVLVLGGAKVSDKIAVVENMMTKVDSILIGGGMAFTFLKAQGYEIGKSLCETDKLEFAAKMLEEAGKLGVNILLPSDVVVADSFDSDSPYEIVSAYEMPAGKMGLDIGPNTADAFRKAIIPARTVLWNGPMGVFEMPAFSAGTQAVAKALADATLAGALTVVGGGDSAAAVAKFHYDDKVSHVSTGGGASLEFFEGKMLPGIEPYVIAE; translated from the coding sequence ATGCAGCTGAGAACTTTTTCTCCAGGCGATGTTGCCGGTAAAAAAGTTTTAGTCAGGGTGGACTTCAATGTCCCGATAGCGGATGGAAAGGTCAGCGATGTGACACGCATCGAAGCACATCTTCCAACGCTAAGGGCGCTCTTGGATGCGGGTGCCAGGATCGCCCTGATCTCCCACCTCGGCAGGCCAAAGGGGAAGTTCGAGCTCAAGTACAGCCTTGCGCCAGTAGGAGAAGAACTCGCAAAAATCACCGGCTGGAACGTAAAATTTGTGCCTGACTGCGTAGGCCCGGAAGTTGCTTCGGCTGTGGCATCGTGGAAAGACAGAGATATCCTTTTGCTGGAGAACGTACGCTTCCATGCGGAGGAAGAAAAAAACGACATCGCGTTTGCCGAAAAACTTGCAGCCGGATTTGATATTTTCGTAATGGACGCGTTCAGCGCATCACACAGGGCACATTCTTCGACAAGGGCCATTGCGGATGTCCTGCCGTCATATGCCGGCTCCCTCATTCTGAAGGAAATAGAGATGCTAAGCGCTGTCAGGGATGATCCAAGTAAACCATTTGTACTGGTTCTTGGCGGCGCCAAGGTATCTGATAAAATCGCAGTAGTCGAAAATATGATGACTAAAGTGGATTCAATACTTATAGGCGGCGGAATGGCATTCACGTTTTTGAAAGCCCAGGGATATGAAATAGGAAAATCACTTTGTGAAACAGACAAGCTTGAGTTTGCGGCGAAGATGCTCGAAGAAGCAGGGAAGCTTGGAGTAAATATATTACTTCCGTCGGATGTGGTTGTTGCGGATTCATTTGACTCTGATTCGCCGTATGAAATTGTCTCAGCATATGAAATGCCTGCAGGAAAGATGGGGCTTGACATAGGTCCTAATACAGCAGATGCCTTCAGAAAGGCAATAATTCCAGCGAGGACCGTGCTCTGGAATGGTCCTATGGGTGTTTTCGAGATGCCGGCATTTTCAGCCGGTACTCAGGCTGTGGCAAAAGCACTTGCTGATGCAACCCTTGCTGGCGCCCTCACCGTAGTGGGCGGTGGGGATTCTGCTGCTGCGGTGGCAAAATTTCATTACGATGATAAGGTTTCACATGTTTCGACCGGCGGGGGAGCCAGCCTTGAGTTCTTTGAAGGGAAGATGCTCCCTGGGATAGAACCATATGTAATAGCTGAATAA
- a CDS encoding glycogen debranching enzyme N-terminal domain-containing protein: protein MYLGKADVNTYDKGAGREFLVSNGRGSYGFSTVIGANTRREHGLLVVRPEGERQHSVLVSKIEETLFENGKKYQLSTNRYKDLVYPDGYRYFQEYQGNPFPSMLFVIHSILLEKSIFMPAGKACTILKYELLAAPDKVRLDLRPLFAHRISSEVYSDSEKNEFEVEQQDTSRIGVKGRGHSSYCSVTSGTWSIKPLWFENLIYEQDDRADSPSVDHLWSPGFVTNEISQGEVIYVVLSDTPQSFSMDELAEMEKEAADRFENILERANLPAFSSAEQDMIFASYHLIDDREYPVSPIYTGYPSVEFKARDTFVSLPGLTLATGREDVAERTLKFWSDICEKNSWVMPERLASDGTYVFEGVDNGLWFIYATDKYMSHIGDESVNHKDLWNAVKQITDRYMDGIPDLDLTCGENMLLKVDTDNPLRHWMDAIAGEEIVVPRKGYLVEVNALWYNALKVAEKYAGIFEDADAVKKYAAAAEICAKSFCEVFWNSEVNGLYDYVDPECPKCETAIRPNQILAVSLPFSPLSDNMAVKVITLCWNELYTTYGLRTLDPHQEKFKGRAEGRPDQRIKARFRGMAWPWLLGEFISAYIKHNPTRRDLGWVFMRPFNSHIRHGCLGGVAEIFDGIMPYRPHGDVLSAMSLGELLRVLHEDLQFDD from the coding sequence ATGTACTTGGGAAAGGCAGATGTTAACACCTACGATAAGGGGGCGGGCAGAGAGTTCCTTGTTTCCAACGGGCGTGGAAGCTACGGGTTCTCCACTGTTATAGGAGCCAACACCAGAAGGGAGCACGGTCTCCTCGTTGTCCGTCCCGAGGGAGAAAGGCAGCACTCAGTTCTTGTCAGCAAAATTGAAGAGACCCTTTTCGAAAACGGCAAGAAATACCAGCTTTCCACCAACCGCTACAAAGACCTTGTTTATCCCGACGGATACAGATATTTTCAGGAATATCAGGGAAATCCGTTTCCAAGCATGTTATTCGTTATTCACAGTATACTCCTAGAGAAATCAATTTTCATGCCGGCCGGTAAGGCGTGTACGATTCTCAAATACGAGCTTCTTGCGGCCCCGGACAAGGTTCGTCTGGATTTGCGCCCGTTGTTTGCCCACAGGATCAGCAGCGAGGTTTATTCCGACTCAGAAAAAAATGAATTTGAGGTGGAGCAGCAGGACACTTCGAGGATCGGCGTAAAAGGAAGAGGACATTCAAGCTACTGTTCCGTTACTTCCGGCACATGGTCGATCAAGCCTCTCTGGTTTGAGAACCTGATATACGAGCAGGACGACAGGGCTGATTCTCCCTCAGTCGATCATCTATGGTCTCCAGGGTTTGTAACAAATGAAATTTCCCAGGGAGAAGTAATCTATGTTGTGCTCTCTGATACCCCTCAGTCCTTCTCAATGGATGAACTGGCCGAAATGGAAAAAGAGGCTGCCGATAGATTTGAAAATATACTTGAACGGGCGAACCTTCCGGCATTCAGCAGCGCCGAGCAGGATATGATATTCGCATCTTATCATCTGATTGACGACAGGGAATATCCTGTTTCACCGATATATACAGGATATCCTTCCGTTGAGTTCAAGGCCAGGGATACGTTCGTATCTTTGCCGGGGCTGACCCTGGCGACGGGCAGGGAAGATGTTGCAGAGCGTACGCTCAAATTCTGGTCGGATATATGCGAAAAAAACTCATGGGTGATGCCTGAACGTCTCGCATCCGACGGCACTTATGTTTTTGAAGGTGTTGACAACGGGCTCTGGTTCATCTACGCGACAGACAAATACATGTCGCATATAGGGGATGAGTCTGTTAATCATAAAGATTTATGGAACGCTGTAAAACAAATAACAGACCGTTATATGGATGGTATCCCCGACCTTGATCTGACCTGCGGGGAGAATATGCTGCTTAAAGTAGATACGGACAATCCACTGAGGCATTGGATGGATGCCATAGCCGGCGAAGAGATCGTGGTTCCTAGAAAAGGATACCTGGTAGAAGTGAATGCTCTATGGTACAACGCGCTTAAGGTCGCGGAGAAGTATGCCGGAATTTTTGAAGATGCGGACGCTGTAAAAAAATATGCCGCGGCGGCCGAAATCTGCGCAAAGTCGTTCTGTGAGGTATTCTGGAACAGCGAAGTAAACGGACTCTATGATTACGTCGATCCCGAATGCCCGAAATGTGAAACGGCGATCCGTCCCAACCAGATATTGGCTGTCTCGTTGCCATTCAGCCCACTGTCCGACAATATGGCTGTAAAAGTCATAACGCTTTGCTGGAATGAGCTTTACACGACCTACGGGTTGAGAACACTGGATCCGCATCAGGAGAAATTTAAGGGGCGTGCGGAAGGAAGACCGGATCAAAGGATAAAAGCCCGTTTCCGCGGAATGGCCTGGCCCTGGCTTCTCGGAGAGTTTATCTCCGCATATATCAAGCATAACCCAACCAGAAGAGATCTGGGGTGGGTATTTATGAGGCCTTTCAATTCACACATCAGGCACGGCTGTCTTGGCGGAGTGGCAGAGATCTTTGACGGAATAATGCCTTACAGGCCGCATGGTGATGTATTGAGCGCAATGTCCCTTGGCGAACTTTTGAGGGTGTTGCACGAAGATCTTCAATTCGATGACTAA
- the gap gene encoding type I glyceraldehyde-3-phosphate dehydrogenase has protein sequence MAKYKVAINGFGRIGRLSLRSFFMNGKENLFEVAAVNDLTPPESLAYLLKYDSVFRRFPGEVLIDGDHLVVNGQRIKAVAEPDPSKLPWKELGVDLVIESTGRFTDANTAKAHIEAGAKKVIISAPATNQDATIVMGVNEGIYDPSKHNIISNASCTTNCLAPLCKVLQEKFGILHGLMNTVHSYTNDQVTLDFPHKKTPSRGRAAALSIIPTSTGAAKAISEVMPELKGKLNGFALRVPTPDVSVVDLTVVLAKTVTVDEVNSAMKEYSEGPLKGILAYEPEDLVSMDFVGDSHSSIFAPKHTMVIGDNMVKMLSWYDNEWAYSNRVIDLAEYILSKGL, from the coding sequence ATGGCAAAGTACAAGGTTGCAATTAACGGTTTTGGACGTATTGGTCGTCTTTCGCTCCGTTCTTTTTTCATGAATGGGAAGGAGAATCTTTTTGAGGTTGCGGCTGTCAACGATCTTACACCGCCGGAATCTCTTGCCTATCTGCTCAAATACGACTCTGTTTTCCGCCGCTTCCCCGGAGAGGTCTTGATCGACGGAGACCATCTTGTGGTAAATGGGCAGAGGATCAAGGCCGTAGCGGAGCCGGATCCCTCCAAGCTGCCCTGGAAAGAGCTTGGAGTAGATCTCGTTATCGAGTCGACCGGACGTTTTACTGACGCGAACACAGCGAAAGCACACATCGAAGCGGGAGCAAAGAAGGTCATTATCTCAGCACCCGCCACAAATCAGGACGCTACGATCGTTATGGGTGTAAACGAGGGAATTTATGACCCCTCAAAGCATAACATCATTTCAAACGCATCGTGCACAACCAACTGCCTTGCACCTCTTTGCAAGGTTCTTCAAGAAAAGTTTGGGATCCTTCATGGATTAATGAACACGGTCCATTCATACACAAACGATCAGGTTACGCTTGACTTCCCGCATAAGAAGACGCCTTCGCGCGGAAGAGCAGCCGCGCTTTCGATCATTCCCACCAGCACAGGCGCAGCAAAGGCTATATCAGAGGTTATGCCTGAACTTAAGGGAAAGCTTAACGGTTTTGCACTTCGCGTTCCCACTCCCGATGTTTCGGTTGTAGATCTCACAGTAGTACTTGCAAAGACGGTGACTGTAGACGAGGTAAATTCGGCAATGAAAGAATATTCTGAGGGCCCGCTTAAGGGGATACTCGCATATGAGCCTGAAGACCTTGTCTCTATGGACTTTGTCGGAGACAGCCATTCATCGATTTTTGCACCCAAACATACTATGGTCATTGGCGATAATATGGTGAAAATGCTTTCGTGGTATGACAACGAATGGGCTTACAGCAACAGGGTAATTGACCTGGCAGAATATATACTCTCAAAGGGGCTGTAG